A window of the Candida orthopsilosis Co 90-125, chromosome 1 draft sequence genome harbors these coding sequences:
- a CDS encoding Trp2 anthranilate synthase (predicted role in tryptophan biosynthesis) translates to MLQPVQPSIETLKKTIEANSDSPNPPNLYPIYKYVSHNDISVHQAYLRLANINDNNRSPSFLFESSVHGDTVDRYSFIGINPSKVIKTGDDHSKFSADFCDVDPITVLEEELSHLRQASLPGLPKFSGGATGYISYDCIKYFEPKTKRPLEDVLGLPEAVLMFCDLVVAFDHVYQRFQIIYNIKVDQSHDLEEEYKRGVSKIDEIEKLLFRNVSNEEIFPHQGPIKLNQTFTSNIGQEGYEKHVSTLKEHILKGDIIQAVPSQRIARPTELHPFNIYRHLRTVNPSPYLFYIDLIDFQIIGASPELLVQSDTNGRVVTHPIAGTIKRGKTNEEDEKNAEILRSSLKDRAEHIMLVDLARNDVNRVCKPETNKVDKLLTIQRFSHVMHLVSEVSGTLREDQTRFDAFRSIFPAGTTSGAPKVKAMELIAELEKEKRGVYAGAVGHWGYDGKTMDTCIALRTMVFKDGVAYLQAGGGIVFDSDEYEEYMETMNKMRANNNTIVEAEMIWADKVGTIE, encoded by the exons ATG TTGCAACCTGTTCAACCGTCAATTGAGACTTTGAAGAAAACCATAGAGGCCAACTCTGATTCACCAAACCCACCAAATTTGTATCCAATCTACAAGTACGTGAGTCATAATGATATCTCGGTTCACCAGGCCTACCTCAGATTGGCCAACATCAACGACAATAACAGATCACCCtctttcctttttgaatcATCTGTGCATGGGGATACTGTTGATCGCTACTCATTTATTGGTATCAATCCATCGAAAGTGATAAAGACAGGGGATGATCACTCTAAATTCAGTGCCGATTTTTGTGACGTAGATCCTATAACTGTGCTAGAAGAGGAACTATCTCATCTTCGACAAGCATCATTACCTGGTTTACCCAAGTTTAGTGGAGGTGCCACTGGGTATATTTCCTACGACTGTATCAAGTACTTCGAACCTAAAACAAAGAGACCATTGGAAGACGTCCTTGGGTTGCCTGAAGCTGTATTGATGTTCTGTGATTTGGTTGTGGCATTTGACCATGTATACcaaagatttcaaataatCTATAACATCAAAGTCGATCAATCTCATGATTTAGAAGAGGAATATAAAAGAGGAGTATCAAAGATCGATGAGATCGAGAAGCTTTTGTTTAGAAATGTCTCAAATGAAGAGATATTTCCACATCAAGGGCCAATAAAGTTGAATCAAACATTTACTTCCAACATTGGTCAAGAAGGTTACGAAAAGCACGTTTCTACTTTAAAGGAACACATTTTAAAAGGTGATATCATCCAAGCAGTTCCCTCACAAAGAATAGCTCGTCCCACTGAACTCCACCCTTTCAATATCTATAGACATTTGAGAACGGTGAATCCTTCCCCATATTTGTTTTATATTGACTTGATTGATTTCCAAATAATCGGGGCTTCACCTGAGTTATTGGTGCAATCAGATACTAATGGTAGAGTTGTTACTCATCCAATTGCCGGTACAATTAAGCGAGGTAAAACAaacgaagaagatgaaaagaatgcTGAAATTTTGAGATCCAGTTTGAAAGATAGAGCGGAACATATCATGCTTGTTGACTTGGCACGCAATGATGTGAATCGTGTTTGTAAACCTGAAACTAACAAGGTAGATAAATTGTTAACCATTCAACGATTTTCACATGTGATGCACTTAGTTTCGGAAGTTAGTGGAACCTTACGTGAGGATCAAACTAGATTTGATGCGTTCAGATCGATCTTCCCCGCCGGGACTACTAGTGGAGCACCCAAGGTGAAAGCAATGGAACTAATTGCTGAGTTggagaaggagaaaagGGGTGTTTACGCTGGTGCTGTAGGTCACTGGGGCTATGATGGAAAGACTATGGACACTTGCATTGCATTGCGCACAATGGTGTTTAAAGATGGTGTGGCTTACTTGCAAGCAGGTGGAGGAATTGTTTTCGACAGTGATGAATACGAAGAGTATATGGAGACCATGAACAAGATGAGAGCAAATAACAACACGATTGTGGAAGCGGAAATGATTTGGGCTGACAAAGTGGGcacaattgaataa
- a CDS encoding Sec65 protein (similar to S. cerevisiae Sec65p, a component of the protein-targeting Signal Recognition Particle (SRP)) yields MSRRPVLEEVDDDEIDNLDMDIAEFDPNLKTPVAPKRPEPKIVRSQDQDQEPPLFPQVPFGDVVPPQNTQQSQSRSNVLDPEHFTPEQKAQFEKFQIIYPCYFDINRSHKEGRRVSIDRAVENPLAIAICDACRALQIPALLELDKTHPQDFGNAGRVRVLLKDFKNDNKPIDPRLANKRSLYNRIAEYLADHPTSLDSVSAKSGIAIPPDFQGDFKVEEIPKVKGFRMNTIVPIHSNFTMKHPMTKSIYDPEPETSANSVQNKPNVPKIPKKKIMKIRG; encoded by the coding sequence ATGTCTAGAAGACCAGTTTTAGAGGAAGTAGATGACGATGAGATCGACAATCTTGATATGGATATTGCAGAGTTTGATCCAAACTTGAAGACTCCTGTGGCACCAAAGAGACCAGAACCAAAAATTGTTCGTTCGCAAGACCAAGATCAAGAACCACCATTATTTCCTCAAGTTCCATTCGGCGATGTTGTGCCTCCACAAAATACACAACAATCACAGCTGAGAAGTAATGTTCTTGATCCCGAGCATTTTACCCCGGAGCAAAAAgcccaatttgaaaagtttcaaattataTATCCATGTTATTTCGACATAAATCGATCTCACAAGGAAGGAAGGCGAGTCAGCATTGATCGTGCAGTTGAAAACCCATTGGCAATAGCTATTTGTGATGCTTGTCGTGCATTGCAAATTCCAGCATTGTTGGAGTTGGACAAGACCCATCCTCAAGATTTTGGCAATGCCGGCAGAGTAAGAGTTTTGTTAAAAGATTTCAAGAATGATAACAAGCCAATTGACCCAAGACTTGCCAACAAGAGGAGTTTATATAATAGAATAGCTGAGTATTTGGCAGATCATCCTACAAGTTTAGATAGTGTTAGCGCTAAAAGTGGTATTGCAATCCCACCGGATTTCCAAGGAGATTTCAAAGTGGAGGAGATACCCAAAGTGAAGGGATTCCGGATGAATACAATTGTTCctattcattcaaatttcaCTATGAAACACCCAATGACGAAAAGCATCTATGACCCTGAGCCAGAGACAAGCGCAAACTCTGTTCAAAATAAGCCAAATGTGCCTAAAAtaccaaagaagaagattatGAAAATTCGCGGATAG
- a CDS encoding Cdc4 F-box subunit of SCF(CDC4) ubiquitin ligase — protein sequence MDSEKVSDFVYPLIDKPARFEYKLVNQNGKLAEVPLHKEYQRLSLFEVGHNYRQRGHSTEHSESRNHTITDNSRENSRKRNAGDDDSVERDSMVSCDDITSSDTDSNTQASASSRMHSYRTNGLVHPPTKKRLTSGYDSTSSANFQVDSPGSMSMAVAPSGNNNISTIDLSDTVRESHGHVQSAVQTGYNTNTSEVNNNNTNQNTTPLRDQLRRPKTPNTINSPSQTPISDIEEDPIQQLPLPSPSASPIQSDHENDEDGSSETPRGMGRRLNLEMIENHMATVPGTQAELINTIDQLSQFLTPQNKNHLIFRLLQKTHRSSLSTFNGLLNDSLKRDLIGNLPVEISMKVLSYLDAETLLSISKVCKKWFKLINNTALWTDLLKRDKLITEDAVIKYELNEPKDMIDEWCTLPGEINSAQVLYKKRRMIVNRWLDPKYKPKRISVKGHGNKVVTCLQHDEEKIVTGVDDKYILIYSTQTGQLMKVLEGHDGGVWAMKYYGNTLVTGSTDRSVRIWNMATGKCTHVFRGHTSTIRCLDIITPSVIGKDAHGEDIVFPEHPLLITGSRDHNIHVWRLPILQEDAVDEVTFDSGESENPYLIAVLTGHTQSVRSLSGYGNIIISGSYDSTVRVWDLLDNGRCKHILQGHQDRVYSTAIDFNKKVCFSGSMDSTINIWNFETGEFLKVLEGHSSLVGLLALVDGVLVSAAADASLRIWDPVTGELRSKLRGHAAAITCFEHDGLKVVSGSEKMLKLWDAQRGEFARNLLDDVTGGIWQVRIDYKRCVAAVQRVNSADEGETFIEILDFSEVPSFKS from the coding sequence ATGGACTCTGAAAAAGTTTCTGATTTTGTTTACCCCCTCATAGATAAGCCTGCTAGGTTTGAGTACAAACTAGTCAACCAAAACGGAAAGTTAGCTGAGGTACCGCTCCATAAGGAATATCAAAGACTATCATTATTCGAGGTAGGGCATAATTATCGTCAACGAGGTCATTCTACGGAACATTCCGAATCACGCAACCATACTATCACTGACAACTCACGAGAAAACTCACGCAAGAGAAATGCGGGTGACGATGATTCTGTGGAACGTGATAGCATGGTATCTTGTGATGACATCACTTCTTCGGATACCGATTCCAACACCCAAGCGTCAGCCCTGTCACGTATGCACTCTTACCGAACAAATGGCCTCGTGCATCCACCAACCAAAAAGAGATTGACATCGGGTTATGATCTGACAAGCTCAGCAAACTTTCAGGTGGATTCTCCAGGTAGTATGTCTATGGCAGTAGCTCCTAGTGGAAACAATAACATCAGCACGATCGATCTAAGTGACACTGTGCGAGAGAGTCATGGACATGTACAGAGTGCCGTTCAGACCGGTTACAACACCAATACATCTGAAGtgaataataataatactAATCAAAACACTACACCTTTACGCGATCAACTACGTCGTCCAAAAACACCAAATACAATCAATTCGCCCAGCCAAACTCCAATTTCGGATATCGAAGAGGACCCCATCCAGCAGCTACCACTACCCTCGCCAAGTGCGTCACCTATTCAACTGGATCACGAAAACGATGAGGATGGATCTTCTGAAACCCCTAGAGGAATGGGACGAAGGTTAAATTTAGAAATGATTGAGAATCACATGGCAACTGTGCCAGGGACGCAAGCAGAGTTGATTAACACGATTGACCAGTTATCCCAGTTCCTTACCccacaaaacaaaaaccatttgattttccggttgttgcaaaagacTCACCGATCGTCATTGAGCACTTTTAATGGGTTGCTAAATGATTCCTTGAAACGTGACTTGATTGGAAATTTGCCAGTTGAGATTTCAATGAAGGTTTTATCTTACCTTGATGCTGAAACACTTCTTTCGATATCAAAAGTGTGCAAAAAGTGGTTTAAACTTATCAATAATACTGCTTTGTGGACTGACTTGCTCAAGAGAGACAAACTTATAACCGAAGATGCAGTTATCAAGTATGAATTGAACGAGCCTAAAGATatgattgatgaatggTGCACTCTTCCTGGCGAGATAAATTCTGCTCAGGTGTTGTACAAGAAACGAAGAATGATTGTCAATAGATGGTTGGACCCCAAATACAAGCCAAAGAGAATCAGTGTCAAGGGGCATGGCAATAAAGTTGTTACGTGTCTTCAAcatgatgaagaaaagattgtCACTGGTGTGGACGACAAATATATCCTCATCTATAGTACTCAAACAGggcaattgatgaaagttttgGAAGGACATGATGGCGGAGTATGGGCCATGAAGTATTATGGAAACACTTTGGTGACTGGATCGACTGATAGGTCAGTTCGAATTTGGAACATGGCCACTGGAAAGTGTACGCATGTGTTCCGTGGCCATACTTCCACCATAAGATGTTTAGATATCATTACGCCTTCAGTAATTGGAAAGGATGCTCATGGTGAGGATATTGTCTTCCCCGAGCATCCATTATTGATTACCGGGTCTCGTGATCACAATATACATGTCTGGAGACTACCTATTCTTCAAGAGGAtgcagttgatgaagtcaCATTTGATAGTGGAGAAAGTGAAAACCCTTACTTGATAGCTGTTCTTACTGGCCATACTCAGTCTGTGCGTTCTTTATCGGGATATGGAAATATAATCATTTCTGGTTCATACGACTCAACCGTTCGAGTGTGGGATTTGCTTGATAATGGAAGGTGCAAGCATATTTTGCAGGGCCATCAAGATAGGGTATATTCAACCGCGATagatttcaataaaaaagtTTGTTTTTCTGGGTCCATGGATTCGACTATAAATATATGGAATTTTGAAACCGGTGAGTTTTTGAAGGTGTTGGAAGGACATTCGTCTTTGGTGGGTCTACTTGCTTTGGTGGACGGTGTGTTAGTATCTGCTGCTGCTGACGCATCTCTCCGAATTTGGGATCCTGTCACCGGTGAATTGAGAAGTAAATTGAGAGGTCATGCCGCAGCCATCACGTGCTTTGAGCACGACGGATTGAAAGTAGTTAGTGGAAGCGAGAAAATGCTCAAATTATGGGACGCTCAACGAGGAGAATTTGCTAGAAATTTATTAGATGATGTTACGGGTGGTATTTGGCAAGTGAGAATCGATTATAAGAGATGTGTTGCTGCTGTGCAAAGAGTCAACAGTGCTGATGAAGGTGAAAcgtttattgaaattttagACTTTAGTGAGGTCCcaagtttcaaaagttga
- a CDS encoding Met6 protein (essential 5-methyltetrahydropteroyltriglutamate-homocysteine methyltransferase (cobalamin-independent methionine synthase); similar to C. parapsilosis CPAR2_802800 and C. albicans MET6) — MVQSSVLGFPRIGGQRELKKITESYWGGKATVDELLTTGKQLREHNWKLQKDAGVDVIPSNDFSYYDQVLDLSLLFNAIPERYTKFDLAPIDVLFAMGRGLQRKATDSAPAVDVTALEMVKWFDSNYHYVRPTFSHSTDFKLNAAAGIKPVDEFNEAKALGITTRPVILGPVSYLFLGKADKDSLDLDPISLLPKLLPVYKELLAKLKAAGAEEVQIDEPVLVLDLPESVQSKFKEAYDALATTEAPKLILTTYFGDVRPNLKAIENLPVAGFHFDFVRVPEQLDEVASIIKGDQTLSVGVVDGRNIWKTDFSKASGIVNKAIEKVGKDKVVVATSSSLLHTPVDLELEAKLPAEIKDWFSFATQKLDEVVTIAKHISGEDVSKKLEANAASIQARKESSITTNPKVQERLTTIDESLSTRKSPFPERLAEQKKKYNLPLFPTTTIGSFPQTKDIRVNRNKFAKGQITAEEYEQFINKEIETVVRFQEEIGLDVLVHGEPERNDMVQYFGEQLDGFAFTTNGWVQSYGSRYVRPPIIVGDVSRPKAMTVKESVYAQSLTKSPMKGMLTGPVTILRWSFPRDDVSGKLQSLQLGLALRDEVNDLEKAGITVIQVDEPAIREGLPLRAGKERSDYLNWAAQSFRVATSGVENSTQIHSHFCYSDLDPNHIKALDADVVSIEFSKKDDPHYIQEFAEYPNHIGLGLFDIHSPRIPSKQEFVSRIEEILKVYPADKFWVNPDCGLKTRGWPEVKESLTNMVNAAKDFRAKY; from the coding sequence ATGGTACAATCATCTGTTTTAGGTTTCCCACGTATTGGTGGTCAAAGAGAATTAAAAAAGATCACCGAGTCTTACTGGGGTGGCAAAGCTACTGTCGACGAATTGTTGACCACTGGTAAACAATTGAGAGAacacaattggaaattacAAAAGGATGCTGGCGTTGACGTTATTCCATCAAATGACTTTTCTTACTACGATCAAGTTTTGgatttgtctttgttgttcaatGCTATTCCAGAAAGATACACTAAGTTTGATTTAGCTCCAATCGATGTTTTATTTGCCATGGGTAGAGGTTTACAAAGAAAGGCTACTGATTCTGCTCCAGCTGTAGATGTCACAGCTTTGGAAATGGTTAAATGGTTCGACTCTAACTATCACTATGTTAGACCAACCTTTTCACACTCtactgatttcaaattgaacgCTGCTGCTGGTATCAAAccagttgatgaattcaatgaagcTAAAGCCTTGGGTATCACCACCAGGCCAGTCATTTTGGGCCCAGTTTCCTATTTGTTCTTGGGTAAGGCTGACAAGGATTCCCTTGATTTGGACccaatttcattgttgCCAAAATTGTTGCCAGTTTACAAAGAATTATTGGCTAAATTGAAGGCTGCCGGTGCTGAAGAAGTTCAAATTGACGAACCAGTCTTGGTTTTGGACTTACCAGAATCAGTGCAATCAAAATTCAAGGAAGCTTACGATGCTTTAGCTACTACCGAAGCTCCAAAACTTATCTTGACCACTTACTTTGGTGACGTCAGACCAAACTTGAAAGCTATTGAAAACTTGCCAGTTGCTGGTTTCCATTTCGACTTTGTCAGAGTTCCAGAACAGTTGGACGAAGTTGCATCTATTATTAAAGGTGATCAAACTTTGTCcgttggtgttgttgacGGTAGAAACATTTGGAAAACTGATTTCTCAAAGGCTTCCGGCATTGTCAACAAAGCTATCGAAAAGGTTGGTAAAGACaaggttgttgttgccaCCTCATCGTCATTATTGCACACTCCAGTCGACTTAGAATTAGAAGCTAAATTGCCAGCTGAAATCAAAGACTGGTTCTCTTTTGCCACTCAAAAATTAGACGAAGTTGTCACCATTGCTAAGCACATCTCTGGTGAAGACGTTTCAAAGAAGTTGGAAGCTAATGCAGCTTCTATCCAGGCCAGAAAGGAATCCTCAATCACCACTAACCCTAAGGTTCAGGAAAGATTGACCACCATCGACGAATCATTATCTACTAGAAAATCACCTTTCCCTGAAAGATTAGctgaacaaaagaagaagtacAACTTGCCATTGTTCCCAACCACCACTATTGGTTCATTCCCTCAAACTAAAGACATTAGAGTCAACAGAAATAAGTTTGCCAAGGGTCAAATTACCGCAGAAGAATACGaacaatttatcaacaaggAAATCGAAACTGTTGTTAGATtccaagaagaaattggattGGATGTCTTGGTCCATGGTGAACCAGAAAGAAACGATATGGTTCAATACTTTGGTGAACAATTGGATGGTTTTGCCTTCACCACCAACGGTTGGGTTCAATCTTATGGTTCTAGATACGTTAGACCACCAAttattgttggtgatgtttcAAGACCAAAAGCCATGACTGTTAAAGAGTCAGTTTACGCTCAATCATTGACAAAGTCACCAATGAAGGGTATGTTGACTGGTCCAGTCACTATCTTGAGATGGTCTTTCCCAAGAGATGATGTTTCAGGTAAACTCCAATCATTGCAATTAGGTTTGGCCTTGAGAGATGAAGTCAacgatttggaaaaagcTGGTATCACTGTTATCCAAGTTGATGAACCAGCTATCAGAGAAGGTTTGCCATTGAGAGCCGGTAAAGAAAGATCTGACTACTTGAACTGGGCTGCTCAATCATTCAGAGTTGCTACTTCAGGTGTAGAAAACTCCACCCAAATCCACTCTCATTTCTGTTACTCAGACTTGGATCCAAACCACATCAAGGCATTGGACGCTGATGTTGTCTCCATTGAATTTTCCAAGAAGGATGACCCACACTACATTCAAGAATTCGCTGAATATCCAAACCACATTGGTTTAGGTTTGTTTGATATTCACTCACCAAGAATTCCATCAAAACAAGAGTTTGTTTCcagaattgaagaaatctTGAAAGTTTACCCAGCTGATAAATTTTGGGTTAACCCAGATTGTGGTTTGAAGACTAGAGGCTGGCCAGAAGTTAAGGAATCATTGACCAATATGGTTAATGCTGCCAAAGACTTCCGTGCTAAGTACTAA
- a CDS encoding Shp1 protein (S. cerevisiae homolog SHP1 has phosphatase type regulator activity and has role in glycogen metabolic process, sister chromatid ascospore formation, proteasomal ubiquitin-dependent protein catabolic process): MSEENPHIAEFISITNSSKSLAEQYLQRNENDLVEAIEDYYANSEHGQQPTEQHQPPFFPQGSTSNRLGTSSRTKKAQGGIKTFRDLNNEDDDSEEDSTSNNFFTGGEKSALQVEDPNKDKGNGDQNLIEQIFQRARDQMNTPDDRPSAQQLQSSHETAHFTGTGFKLGDGTVPSEQVEDPQAQARKLLNRFRPKKVNREITFWRQGFTVGDSELYSYDDERNKRILSEIEQGRVPIAILQVDPGDDVDVTVSKRTDEDYVPPKRKIGGYHGTGHRLGSPVPGEPIVTQNKEESVKETKSADTPQKTTDEGEGDTAVQIRFANGKRTSHKFNSGDSISVVYDFVRNHEYNAESAGRNFTLSHAFPVKPIEDSNEVSIGDAKLKNSVIVQRWV; encoded by the coding sequence ATGTCAGAAGAGAACCCACATATTGCCGAGTTTATTTCAATTACTAATTCCTCGAAAAGTTTGGCAGAGCAGTATTTGCAGAGGAACGAAAATGATCTAGTTGAAGCTATTGAAGATTATTATGCCAATAGTGAGCATGGACAACAACCTACAGAACAACATCAGCCACCATTTTTTCCCCAAGGTTCGACATCCAACCGCTTGGGCACTTCGTCAAGAACGAAGAAAGCTCAAGGTGGGATCAAAACGTTTCGagatttgaataatgaaGACGATGATCTGGAGGAAGATAGTACCAGtaacaatttcttcacTGGTGGTGAAAAGTCAGCGTTGCAAGTGGAAGACCCCAACAAGGACAAAGGCAATGGAGACCAAAATTTGATCGAACAGATTTTCCAAAGAGCAAGGGATCAAATGAATACACCCGATGACCGTCCTAGTGCTCAGCAACTACAAAGCTCTCACGAAACTGCGCACTTCACTGGAACTGGTTTTAAATTAGGTGATGGAACAGTACCAAGtgaacaagttgaagatcCGCAGGCACAAGcaagaaaattgttgaaccGTTTTCGTCCAAAAAAGGTCAATCGAGAAATCACATTTTGGAGACAAGGTTTCACTGTTGGCGATAGTGAACTATACAGCTATGATGATGAGAGAAACAAGAGGATATTGAGCGAAATAGAGCAAGGAAGAGTTCCCATTGCTATTTTGCAAGTCGACCCTGgagatgatgttgatgtaaCTGTGTCAAAGAGGACGGATGAGGATTATGTCCCAccaaagagaaaaattgGCGGATATCATGGTACTGGGCATAGACTTGGATCCCCAGTCCCTGGCGAGCCCATTGTTACCCAAAACAAGGAAGAAAGTGTGAAGGAAACCAAATCAGCAGATACCCCACAGAAGACCACCGATGAAGGAGAAGGAGACACTGCTGTGCAAATTAGATTCGCCAATGGGAAAAGAACCTCGCACAAGTTCAATTCTGGTGACTCGATCTCTGTGGTATATGATTTTGTGAGAAACCACGAGTACAATGCCGAAAGTGCCGGTAGAAATTTCACTTTGAGTCATGCATTTCCTGTTAAGCCAATTGAAGACAGTAATGAAGTATCAATTGGTGATGcgaagttgaaaaattccGTTATAGTGCAACGATGGGTATAG
- a CDS encoding Ura5 orotate phosphoribosyltransferase produces MPSKYQSDFLQLALDSQALKFGKFTLKSKRESPYFFNLGLFSTGRLLSNLATAYAEAIIESKLKFDILFGPAYKGIPLAAITVAKLAELDPENYGDIGYSFNRKEKKDHGEGGSIVGCPLANKKILIIDDVITAGTAINEAFEIIAQEKGQCVGCIIALDRQETTVTDTKKSATQAVTERYGIPVLSIVSLTEVITILKGKISDTDLKSIEEYRSKYGA; encoded by the coding sequence ATGCCTTCTAAATACCAATCTGACTTCTTGCAATTAGCCTTGGACTCTCAGGCTTTGAAATTCGGGAAATTTACCCTCAAGTCTAAACGTGAATCACcatattttttcaacttgggTTTGTTCAGCACTGGTAGATTGTTATCCAACTTAGCAACGGCATATGCCGAAGCTATCATCGAGAGTAAATTAAAATTTGATATCTTGTTTGGCCCTGCTTACAAGGGTATACCGTTGGCGGCTATTACAGTAGCAAAATTAGCGGAGTTGGATCCGGAAAACTACGGTGATATAGGATATTCATTCAATAggaaagagaagaaagatCACGGTGAGGGGggttcaattgttggatgCCCATTGGccaacaagaaaattttgattattgatgatgtcaTCACTGCTGGTACTGCTATTAATgaagcttttgaaattattgcCCAAGAAAAAGGTCAATGTGTAGGCTGCATTATTGCTTTGGATAGACAAGAAACAACAGTAACTGATACCAAAAAATCAGCCACCCAAGCCGTTACTGAGAGATACGGTATTCCAGTTTTGTCAATTGTAAGTTTGACTGAGGTCATTACTATATTAAAGGGCAAAATAAGCGATACCGATTTGAAATCTATTGAGGAGTACAGAAGTAAATATGGCGCCTAA